In Nocardioides dokdonensis FR1436, the following are encoded in one genomic region:
- a CDS encoding helix-turn-helix transcriptional regulator, with translation MVHPSSSSVISALGFSRNANRAYYRVLGQSGRELVSVAAALLQTPDELLKDLAPLVEHGIVTVEGPRLFVVSPAEAVTRLVAASAASAAATHAQLTAVADAIPHLTASSARPAPGAVHNLQQIDGEISSGGQPVELLTSMIRESRGDLLWLRPDQFRKPREDAMAQIVGEAVRTGRRSRAIYPVRAMSEVPDTLRLRSEVGEEIRLLPDLPTRMFIIGTSHVILPEPLGMFDEPRSLMRQRGWVDAMILWFESMWDRAAPLDLEGARDTRPDMRDFLLDQLATGAQDEQIARRLGVSLRTVRRRVAELMSDLGADSRFQAGVEAARRGWL, from the coding sequence ATGGTGCACCCGAGCTCGTCATCGGTGATCTCCGCACTCGGCTTCTCGCGCAACGCCAATCGTGCCTACTACCGCGTGCTGGGGCAGTCGGGCCGGGAGCTGGTCTCGGTGGCCGCGGCACTGCTGCAGACGCCCGACGAGCTCCTCAAGGACCTCGCCCCGCTGGTGGAGCACGGCATCGTCACCGTCGAGGGGCCCCGCCTCTTCGTGGTCTCGCCCGCCGAGGCCGTGACCCGGCTGGTGGCCGCGAGTGCGGCGAGCGCGGCCGCGACACACGCCCAGCTGACGGCGGTCGCGGACGCCATCCCCCACCTGACCGCGAGCAGCGCGCGCCCGGCCCCGGGCGCGGTGCACAACCTCCAGCAGATCGACGGCGAGATCAGCTCCGGCGGCCAACCGGTGGAGCTGCTGACCTCGATGATCCGGGAGAGCCGGGGTGACCTGCTGTGGCTGCGCCCCGACCAGTTCCGCAAGCCGCGGGAGGACGCGATGGCCCAGATCGTGGGGGAGGCGGTGCGCACCGGGCGCCGGTCCCGGGCGATCTACCCCGTCCGGGCCATGTCCGAGGTCCCGGACACGCTGCGGCTGCGCAGCGAGGTGGGCGAGGAGATCCGGCTGCTGCCCGACCTGCCGACGCGGATGTTCATCATCGGCACCAGCCACGTGATCCTGCCGGAGCCGCTCGGCATGTTCGACGAGCCGCGCTCCCTGATGCGGCAGCGCGGCTGGGTCGACGCGATGATCCTGTGGTTCGAGTCGATGTGGGACCGGGCCGCGCCCCTGGACCTGGAGGGTGCGCGCGACACCAGGCCGGACATGCGCGACTTCCTGCTCGACCAGCTGGCCACCGGGGCCCAGGACGAGCAGATCGCGCGCCGGCTCGGGGTCAGCCTGCGGACCGTGCGCCGCCGGGTCGCGGAGCTGATGAGCGACCTCGGCGCCGACTCGCGCTTCCAGGCCGGGGTGGAGGCGGCGCGCCGCGGGTGGCTCTGA
- the lysS gene encoding lysine--tRNA ligase, whose amino-acid sequence MARGVDARGTDRPDPTDWVTRAADDAIRHAGGEDAVRAEGRTITCASGASPSGPVHLGNLREFLTVHFVAEEIGRRGLPVRHLHSWDDYDRFRKVPAGVDPSWADHIGRPLSAVPDPWECHRSWAEHFKEPLVTSLRALGVEMEEVSQTEAYRRGDYVEQVLQAVEHRDRIESVLARYRTKAAPVAESEQEAAALAESVTGDEEPAGAGDLARFPYKPYCRQCGRDTTTATAYDDDSTDLAYSCTSCGFEGTTNLRTDHEGKLVWKVDWPMRWSVEGVDFEPGGVDHASPGSSYTVGKEVVKAVYGARAPSFVGYSFVGAGGQVKMSSSRGGVPTAADALQILEAPVLRWLYVRRQPKQAFNVDFGPEVVRLYDEWDSLTRKAADPAKRDAQVLSWERASSTAAAGTLATPAVVVPFRLLSSVADVTAGSADMVSRIVGDVGHEHASVADLEPRLSRAMTWMSEYVPESERTVVRRGPDAARLAALSEDEELWLAQLLDRMPDHLELEATTSLIYGVPKLARGLGLDDAPTDEVKADQKAFFRLLYELLVDAERGPRLPTLFLALGAEKVRRLLTP is encoded by the coding sequence ATGGCACGAGGCGTCGACGCACGCGGTACCGACCGGCCCGACCCGACCGACTGGGTGACCCGCGCAGCCGACGACGCGATCCGCCACGCGGGCGGCGAGGACGCCGTGCGCGCCGAGGGCCGCACCATCACCTGCGCCTCCGGCGCCAGCCCGTCGGGGCCGGTGCACCTGGGCAACCTGCGCGAGTTCCTGACCGTGCACTTCGTGGCCGAGGAGATCGGTCGACGCGGCCTCCCGGTGCGCCACCTGCACAGCTGGGACGACTACGACCGGTTCCGCAAGGTGCCTGCCGGCGTCGACCCGTCCTGGGCCGACCACATCGGTCGTCCCCTCTCCGCGGTCCCCGACCCGTGGGAGTGCCACAGGTCGTGGGCCGAGCACTTCAAGGAGCCCCTGGTCACCTCGTTGCGCGCGCTGGGCGTGGAGATGGAGGAGGTCTCCCAGACCGAGGCCTACCGTCGCGGCGACTACGTCGAGCAGGTGCTGCAGGCCGTCGAGCACCGCGACCGCATCGAGAGCGTGCTGGCGCGCTACCGCACCAAGGCCGCCCCGGTCGCGGAGTCCGAGCAGGAGGCCGCCGCGCTCGCCGAGTCGGTGACCGGCGACGAGGAGCCGGCCGGCGCCGGCGACCTGGCCCGCTTCCCCTACAAGCCCTACTGCCGCCAGTGCGGCCGCGACACCACCACCGCGACCGCCTACGACGACGACAGCACCGACCTGGCCTACTCCTGCACCTCGTGCGGGTTCGAGGGCACCACCAACCTGCGCACCGACCACGAGGGCAAGCTCGTGTGGAAGGTCGACTGGCCGATGCGCTGGTCGGTCGAGGGCGTCGACTTCGAGCCGGGCGGCGTCGACCACGCCAGCCCCGGGTCGTCGTACACCGTCGGCAAGGAGGTCGTGAAGGCCGTGTACGGCGCCCGCGCGCCGTCCTTCGTCGGCTACTCGTTCGTGGGCGCCGGCGGCCAGGTGAAGATGTCGTCCTCACGCGGCGGCGTGCCCACCGCGGCAGACGCGCTGCAGATCCTCGAGGCGCCGGTGCTGCGCTGGCTCTACGTGCGCCGCCAGCCCAAGCAGGCCTTCAACGTCGACTTCGGGCCCGAGGTCGTGCGGCTCTACGACGAGTGGGACTCCCTGACCCGCAAGGCCGCCGACCCGGCCAAGCGGGACGCCCAGGTGCTGTCGTGGGAGCGTGCCTCCTCGACGGCGGCCGCCGGCACCCTGGCCACCCCGGCCGTGGTGGTGCCGTTCCGGCTGCTCTCGTCGGTGGCCGACGTGACCGCGGGCAGCGCCGACATGGTGAGCCGCATCGTCGGCGACGTGGGCCACGAGCACGCGTCGGTGGCCGACCTGGAGCCGCGCCTGAGTCGCGCGATGACGTGGATGTCGGAGTACGTGCCCGAGTCCGAGCGCACCGTCGTGCGCCGCGGGCCCGACGCGGCCCGCCTGGCTGCGCTGAGCGAGGACGAGGAGCTCTGGCTGGCCCAGCTGCTGGACCGGATGCCGGACCACCTCGAGCTCGAGGCGACCACGTCGTTGATCTACGGCGTGCCCAAGCTGGCCCGGGGGCTCGGCCTCGACGACGCTCCCACCGACGAGGTGAAGGCCGACCAGAAGGCGTTCTTCCGGCTGCTCTACGAGCTGCTCGTGGACGCGGAGCGGGGTCCGCGCCTGCCGACGCTGTTCCTCGCGCTGGGCGCCGAGAAGGTGCGCAGGCTCCTCACGCCCTGA
- a CDS encoding DUF3151 domain-containing protein — protein MSIGHDLMAGPPATHLPEDPTQALLAAGEDRHEVARAHPASPFAWAALAGAAAEAQEDAITVYAYARVGYHRSLDMLRRNGWKGHGPVPWEHEPNRGFLMCLALLALSARTIGETDEWERCRDFLRDSSPTAYDELVKDS, from the coding sequence ATGAGCATCGGACACGACCTGATGGCCGGCCCCCCGGCCACCCATCTCCCCGAGGACCCCACGCAGGCGCTGCTGGCAGCCGGTGAGGACCGCCACGAGGTGGCGCGGGCGCACCCGGCCTCGCCCTTCGCCTGGGCCGCACTCGCCGGCGCCGCGGCGGAGGCGCAGGAGGACGCGATCACGGTCTACGCCTACGCACGCGTCGGCTACCACCGCAGCCTCGACATGCTGCGCCGCAACGGCTGGAAGGGTCACGGCCCGGTGCCGTGGGAGCACGAGCCCAACCGCGGCTTCCTGATGTGCCTGGCGCTGCTGGCGCTCTCGGCCCGCACCATCGGTGAGACCGACGAGTGGGAGCGGTGCCGCGACTTCCTGCGCGACTCCAGCCCCACGGCGTACGACGAGCTCGTCAAGGACTCCTGA
- the fbaA gene encoding class II fructose-bisphosphate aldolase: protein MPIATPEKYAEMLDAAKAGGYAFPAINVSSSQTLNAALKGFADAGSDGIIQVSTGGAEYLSGPSVKNMVTGSVAFAAYAAEVAKAYPVNVALHTDHCPQDKLDGFVRPLLEISRERVQRGEAPLFQSHMWDGSAVALDENLSIASELLEKCIEAKIILEIEVGVVGGEEDGVENAINDKLYSTREDAIATAKALGHGERGYYMTALTFGNVHGVYKPGNVKLRPSVLKDAQEAVVSEFGLEAGSKPFHLVFHGGSGSSPEEIAEALDYGVVKMNVDTDTQYAFTRPVAEHMLRNYDGVLKVDGEVGNKKQYDPRAWGKAAEAGMAARVLEACENLRSSGRSLG, encoded by the coding sequence GTGCCCATCGCAACGCCCGAGAAGTACGCCGAGATGCTGGACGCCGCCAAGGCTGGCGGCTACGCCTTCCCCGCCATCAACGTGTCGTCGTCGCAGACGCTCAACGCTGCCCTCAAGGGCTTCGCCGACGCCGGCTCCGACGGCATCATCCAGGTCTCCACGGGCGGCGCGGAGTACCTCTCCGGCCCGAGCGTGAAGAACATGGTCACCGGCTCGGTCGCCTTCGCCGCGTACGCCGCCGAGGTGGCGAAGGCCTACCCGGTCAACGTCGCGCTGCACACCGACCACTGCCCGCAGGACAAGCTCGACGGCTTCGTGCGCCCGCTGCTGGAGATCTCGCGCGAGCGGGTCCAGCGCGGCGAGGCGCCGCTGTTCCAGTCGCACATGTGGGACGGCTCGGCCGTGGCGCTGGACGAGAACCTCTCCATCGCCTCCGAGCTCCTCGAGAAGTGCATCGAGGCCAAGATCATCCTCGAGATCGAGGTCGGCGTGGTCGGCGGCGAGGAGGACGGCGTCGAGAACGCCATCAACGACAAGCTCTACTCCACCCGCGAGGACGCCATCGCCACCGCGAAGGCCCTCGGGCACGGCGAGCGCGGCTACTACATGACCGCGCTGACCTTCGGCAACGTGCACGGCGTCTACAAGCCCGGCAACGTCAAGCTGCGTCCGAGCGTGCTCAAGGACGCCCAGGAGGCCGTCGTCAGCGAGTTCGGCCTCGAGGCCGGGTCGAAGCCCTTCCACCTCGTCTTCCACGGCGGCTCGGGCTCCAGCCCCGAGGAGATCGCCGAGGCGCTCGACTACGGCGTCGTGAAGATGAACGTCGACACCGACACCCAGTACGCCTTCACCCGCCCGGTCGCCGAGCACATGCTGCGCAACTACGACGGCGTGCTGAAGGTCGATGGCGAGGTCGGCAACAAGAAGCAGTACGACCCCCGGGCGTGGGGCAAGGCCGCCGAGGCCGGCATGGCCGCCCGTGTCCTCGAGGCCTGCGAGAACCTGCGCTCCTCCGGCCGCTCCCTGGGCTGA
- a CDS encoding DUF2867 domain-containing protein: MERRTTLTTTTRASRLPLDAEHAWDLVASARSLPQWYVDAAPFVFRGAVDRVLMGRGRRWPVPGRAVLQPGDTAGFWRVLEAGPHGSGHRLLLEAAVRAPGLVLLRTDVEAEGPGACRVAQTVSFTPDGLLGRAYLLTDLPAREALLEWVHRRVVRDLERAVA; the protein is encoded by the coding sequence ATGGAGCGCCGTACGACGTTGACCACGACCACCCGCGCGAGCCGCCTGCCCCTGGACGCCGAGCACGCCTGGGACCTGGTGGCGTCGGCGCGCAGCCTGCCGCAGTGGTACGTCGACGCCGCCCCCTTCGTCTTCCGCGGCGCCGTCGACCGGGTGCTCATGGGTCGTGGCCGCCGCTGGCCGGTCCCCGGCCGGGCCGTCCTGCAGCCGGGTGACACCGCGGGCTTCTGGCGGGTCCTCGAGGCCGGCCCGCACGGGTCCGGCCACCGGCTGCTGCTCGAGGCCGCCGTGCGCGCACCCGGCCTGGTGCTGCTGCGCACCGACGTGGAGGCGGAGGGCCCGGGTGCGTGCCGGGTCGCCCAGACGGTCTCGTTCACCCCCGACGGGCTGCTCGGGCGGGCCTACCTGCTCACCGACCTGCCGGCCCGCGAGGCCCTGCTCGAGTGGGTGCACCGCCGCGTGGTGCGCGACCTCGAGCGCGCCGTCGCCTGA